From a region of the Streptacidiphilus albus JL83 genome:
- a CDS encoding ISKra4 family transposase — MEELEDESADVLTHGQLEDLIAARGREVMRRLLQDHLDLRSIREPRLTEVRGADQVVRRRIEPGHERLLATVFGAVTVTRTAYRALGASNLHPMDAGLNLPGERSSHGLRKLAAVEAVRGSFDDAQAAIERSCGTRVGKRQIEQLTVRTAVDVEAFYRAKAPLPCTADTLLVLSVDGKGIVMRPEALTDSTRKAAQAKGDNKMRTRLASGEKNGRKRMAMLGAVYDAEPAPRAVEDVITPDHDRSGARNRGPKAFNKWLTGSVTDDTRTVISAVFDQAEQRDPLHARTWIVLVDGARAQIEQIQTEAALRGVNVDIVVDFVHVLEYLWKAAWCFHTAGDPAAEGWVAEQARTILAGNSGLTVTEIRTAAKTAALGEDKLKTIEGVCGYLENKSPYLRYDAALVDGWPIATGIIEGACRHLTVD; from the coding sequence GTGGAGGAGTTGGAGGACGAATCCGCAGATGTTCTGACGCACGGTCAGTTGGAGGATCTGATCGCCGCTCGTGGGAGGGAGGTGATGCGACGACTGCTGCAGGACCATCTGGACCTGCGGTCCATACGCGAGCCGCGACTGACCGAGGTGAGGGGTGCGGACCAGGTGGTGCGGCGCAGGATCGAGCCGGGCCATGAGCGACTGCTGGCCACGGTGTTCGGGGCGGTGACGGTGACCCGGACCGCTTACCGGGCCCTGGGTGCGTCGAACCTGCACCCCATGGACGCCGGGCTGAACCTGCCCGGTGAGCGGTCCAGCCACGGCTTGCGGAAGCTGGCCGCCGTCGAGGCGGTGCGCGGCAGCTTCGACGACGCCCAGGCGGCGATCGAGCGCTCGTGCGGGACGAGGGTCGGCAAACGGCAGATCGAGCAGCTCACCGTGCGGACCGCCGTCGACGTCGAGGCCTTCTACCGGGCGAAGGCCCCGCTGCCGTGCACCGCGGACACGCTGCTGGTGCTCTCGGTGGACGGCAAGGGCATCGTGATGCGCCCCGAGGCGCTGACCGACTCCACCCGCAAGGCCGCCCAGGCCAAGGGCGACAACAAGATGCGCACCCGCCTCGCGTCCGGGGAGAAGAACGGCCGCAAGCGTATGGCGATGCTCGGCGCCGTCTACGACGCCGAGCCCGCACCCCGCGCCGTCGAGGACGTCATCACCCCCGACCATGACCGCAGCGGTGCTCGCAACCGGGGCCCGAAGGCGTTCAACAAGTGGCTGACCGGCAGCGTCACAGACGACACCCGAACCGTGATCTCGGCGGTATTCGACCAGGCCGAGCAGCGCGATCCGCTGCACGCCCGTACCTGGATCGTCCTGGTCGACGGCGCGAGAGCACAGATCGAGCAGATCCAGACCGAGGCCGCCCTGCGCGGCGTGAACGTCGACATCGTCGTGGACTTCGTCCACGTCCTGGAATACCTGTGGAAGGCCGCCTGGTGCTTCCACACCGCCGGCGACCCCGCCGCTGAGGGCTGGGTCGCCGAGCAGGCCCGCACCATCCTGGCCGGGAACAGCGGTCTGACCGTCACCGAGATCCGCACCGCCGCCAAGACCGCCGCCCTCGGCGAGGACAAGCTCAAGACCATCGAGGGGGTCTGCGGCTATCTGGAGAACAAGAGCCCCTACCTGCGCTACGACGCCGCGCTGGTCGACGGCTGGCCGATCGCGACCGGCATCATCGAGGGCGCCTGCCGCCACCTGACTGTTGACTGA
- a CDS encoding ATP-binding protein: MEFGALLKELRLRSGRTQEELAEQAGVSRHAISMLETGRRRPRLSSVAHLAAALGLDEATRERLIAAARTPDTLAGAPDDSASSVIGTGRHGPAFHLPADTSLFTGRVSEVEQLLALARPEREQGGTRTVVISAIDGMGGVGKSALAVHVAHRLRDRFPDGQLFLDLHGYTQGMAPRDPADALATLLKSLDVPPGQIPAELDARAAAYRERLAGTRTLILLDNAATEAQIRPLLPGDSGCLVLITSRRRLKALDDAHTVALDVLPPPDGVALLRTLVEPTRAPAQDPQWQKIAALCGYLPLALRIAAALIRHRPAWTLGHLADKLRAAPLDLGPFTDGERDLSAVFDLSYQALADDQGDLLRRLGLSPGPDTDAYATAALLDADPARAERLLQDLVDHHLLTEPAAGRYRMHDLIRTYARSRAVALDPEPERDRALGRLLHYYAHTAQTASQAITRSPRPEPSGPAPANMPDLRDPDAARAWLRTEHPNIDAAFTHAHAHHLDGHTVALAAGLAEILHTDGPWTRALDLHQAAATTAERLSHAAAHAAALNDLGRLRSVTGDYPGAGDVLARALEIYRALGNRLGEAAVLNDLASVRQLTGDYPQAGDVLARALEIYRALGDGLGEATALTALGRVRYVTGDHSGAGDVLARALETYRALGNRLGEATVLNDLGRVRSVTGGQFRGRGCACPGPGDLPHARRPARRGHRPDRPGARASPDRRPSRGRRRAHPGPGDLPCARQPQRRGHRSDLPGAGTGERGGPSRGR, translated from the coding sequence GTGGAATTCGGTGCGCTGCTCAAGGAGTTACGGCTGCGAAGTGGGCGGACGCAGGAGGAACTGGCTGAGCAGGCCGGGGTCTCAAGGCACGCCATCAGCATGTTGGAGACAGGTCGACGGCGACCGCGGCTCTCGTCCGTGGCGCACCTTGCTGCCGCCCTGGGCCTTGACGAGGCCACCCGTGAGCGGTTGATCGCAGCAGCGCGCACACCGGACACCCTGGCCGGCGCTCCCGACGATTCGGCCTCTTCGGTGATCGGCACCGGCCGGCACGGCCCGGCCTTCCACCTGCCTGCCGACACGAGCCTGTTCACCGGGCGTGTGTCGGAGGTCGAGCAGCTGCTTGCACTGGCCCGACCGGAGAGGGAGCAGGGCGGCACCCGGACGGTGGTGATCTCCGCGATCGACGGGATGGGCGGGGTCGGGAAGTCCGCCCTGGCCGTACACGTGGCGCACCGCCTTCGGGACCGGTTCCCCGACGGGCAGTTGTTCCTGGACCTGCACGGCTACACCCAGGGAATGGCCCCGCGCGACCCCGCCGACGCGCTGGCGACCCTCCTGAAATCGCTGGACGTCCCGCCCGGGCAGATCCCTGCGGAACTGGACGCCCGGGCCGCGGCCTACCGCGAACGCCTGGCCGGCACCAGGACGCTGATCCTGCTGGACAACGCCGCCACCGAAGCGCAGATCCGGCCCCTGCTCCCCGGGGACAGCGGATGCCTGGTCCTGATCACCAGCCGCAGACGCCTCAAAGCCCTCGACGACGCCCACACCGTGGCCCTGGACGTGCTCCCGCCACCGGACGGGGTCGCCCTGCTGCGCACGCTGGTGGAGCCCACCCGTGCGCCGGCCCAGGACCCGCAGTGGCAGAAGATCGCCGCCCTGTGCGGATACCTGCCGTTGGCCCTGCGGATCGCCGCAGCCCTGATCCGCCACCGCCCCGCCTGGACACTGGGACACCTGGCCGACAAACTACGCGCGGCACCACTGGACCTGGGCCCGTTCACCGACGGCGAGCGCGACCTGTCCGCGGTGTTCGACCTGTCCTACCAGGCCCTCGCCGACGACCAGGGCGACCTGTTGCGCCGCCTTGGCCTGAGCCCCGGGCCCGACACCGACGCATACGCCACCGCCGCCCTGCTGGACGCCGACCCGGCCCGTGCCGAACGGCTCCTGCAAGACCTGGTCGACCACCACCTGCTGACCGAACCGGCCGCCGGCCGCTACCGGATGCACGACCTGATCCGCACCTACGCCCGCAGCAGGGCCGTCGCCCTCGACCCCGAACCCGAGCGCGACCGCGCCCTCGGCCGCCTGCTGCACTACTACGCCCACACCGCGCAGACAGCGTCCCAGGCCATCACCCGCTCTCCCCGCCCTGAGCCGAGCGGACCCGCCCCCGCCAATATGCCCGACCTGCGTGACCCGGACGCCGCCCGGGCCTGGCTTCGCACCGAACACCCCAACATCGACGCCGCCTTCACCCACGCCCACGCCCACCACCTCGACGGCCACACCGTCGCACTGGCCGCAGGACTCGCCGAGATCCTGCACACCGACGGCCCCTGGACCCGTGCCCTGGACCTGCACCAAGCCGCCGCCACAACCGCCGAACGCCTGAGCCACGCCGCCGCCCACGCCGCCGCCCTGAACGACCTGGGGCGCCTACGGTCCGTGACCGGGGACTATCCGGGGGCCGGGGATGTGCTTGCCCGGGCTTTGGAGATCTACCGTGCGCTCGGCAACCGGCTCGGCGAGGCCGCCGTCCTGAACGACCTGGCGTCCGTGCGACAGCTGACCGGGGACTATCCCCAGGCCGGGGACGTGCTCGCCCGGGCCCTGGAGATCTACCGTGCGCTCGGCGACGGCCTCGGCGAGGCCACCGCCCTGACCGCCCTGGGGCGCGTGCGATACGTGACCGGAGACCATTCCGGGGCCGGGGACGTGCTCGCCCGGGCCCTGGAGACCTACCGTGCGCTCGGCAACCGGCTCGGCGAGGCCACCGTCCTGAACGACCTGGGGCGTGTACGGTCCGTGACCGGAGGACAATTCCGGGGCCGGGGATGCGCTTGCCCGGGCCCTGGAGATCTGCCGCACGCTCGGCGACCGGCTCGGCGAGGCCACCGCCCTGACCGCCCTGGGGCGCGTGCGTCACCTGACCGGAGACCGTCTCGGGGCCGGAGACGCGCTCACCCTGGCCCTGGAGATCTACCGTGCGCTCGGCAACCTCAACGGCGAGGCCACCGCTCTGACCTACCTGGGGCGGGTACGGGAGAGCGCGGGGGACCATCCCGGGGCCGATGA
- a CDS encoding tyrosine-type recombinase/integrase has product MSEAREGSGEVAALVVPPVGAVVETADPWEPYQLLDASGAAVGPVAEYLKDLQAIGRPATTQRSYALALLRWFRFLWAVEVPWQQATRVEARDFSRWLQVAEKPKRDGAIPRGRVNPVTGKSGPGRQYAPRTRAHSETVLRSFYAFHLEMGSGPLVNPFPLVRGRDGERAGAHRTPTAPVRFDRSGLYRPKISQQAPRRIPDDRFDELFSRLPSHRDRALVALWVSTGARASELLGVRGGEVDPGQQLVTVVRKGSRALQALPTSPDALVWLRLYQAQMDGLIETGVDAPLWWTLRRPFRPLSYPAAYRMFQRVNAMIGANWSLHDLRHTAAYRMARDPGMPLTDVQWVLGHAQLTTTQLYLSPVPEDVIASVLAHHRRAADRAAAPPAPTAPGYRSESLDVLFGRGPA; this is encoded by the coding sequence ATGTCTGAGGCGCGTGAAGGCTCCGGTGAGGTCGCGGCATTGGTGGTGCCGCCGGTGGGGGCGGTGGTGGAGACCGCCGATCCTTGGGAGCCGTACCAGCTGCTGGATGCTTCCGGGGCGGCGGTCGGCCCGGTCGCGGAGTACTTGAAGGACTTGCAGGCGATCGGGCGGCCGGCGACGACGCAGCGCTCGTATGCGCTGGCGTTGCTGAGGTGGTTCCGGTTCCTGTGGGCGGTCGAGGTGCCCTGGCAGCAGGCCACCAGGGTGGAGGCGAGGGACTTCAGCAGGTGGCTGCAGGTGGCCGAGAAGCCGAAGAGGGACGGCGCGATCCCGCGGGGACGCGTGAACCCGGTGACCGGCAAGAGCGGTCCCGGGCGCCAGTACGCGCCGCGGACGCGGGCACACAGCGAGACGGTGCTCCGCAGCTTCTACGCCTTCCATCTGGAGATGGGGAGCGGTCCGCTGGTCAACCCGTTCCCGCTGGTCAGAGGCAGAGACGGGGAACGAGCGGGGGCTCACCGGACTCCGACGGCCCCGGTGCGGTTCGACCGCAGCGGTCTCTACCGCCCGAAGATCTCCCAGCAGGCCCCGCGGCGGATCCCGGACGACCGGTTCGACGAGCTGTTCTCCCGGCTGCCTTCGCACCGGGACCGGGCGCTGGTGGCGTTGTGGGTGTCGACGGGGGCCCGGGCGTCGGAGCTGCTGGGGGTGCGGGGCGGGGAAGTGGACCCGGGCCAGCAGCTGGTGACCGTGGTGCGCAAGGGCAGCCGGGCTCTGCAAGCGCTTCCCACGTCCCCGGACGCGCTGGTGTGGTTGCGCCTCTACCAGGCGCAGATGGACGGGCTCATCGAGACAGGGGTGGATGCTCCGTTGTGGTGGACGTTGCGCCGCCCGTTCCGGCCGCTGTCCTATCCGGCGGCATATCGGATGTTCCAGCGGGTCAACGCCATGATCGGAGCGAACTGGAGCCTTCATGATCTTCGGCATACCGCGGCCTACCGGATGGCGAGGGACCCGGGGATGCCGCTGACCGATGTTCAATGGGTCCTGGGACACGCCCAGTTGACCACCACGCAGCTCTATCTCTCTCCTGTTCCGGAGGACGTGATCGCTTCGGTGCTGGCACACCACCGCCGGGCAGCCGACCGCGCCGCCGCGCCGCCGGCGCCGACCGCCCCCGGCTACCGGAGCGAGTCACTCGACGTCCTCTTCGGTCGGGGACCGGCGTGA